From the genome of Streptomyces sp. NBC_00659, one region includes:
- a CDS encoding type III polyketide synthase, whose translation MAAYLCPPAVIHGEHTVETRQIVAEVRARHPHAAWAPRIDGIAASTGIETRGWMLPLETAVAPGDGSGLQAVGIGTAQEALARDGFTQQDVDRVIAALESIPAPQTVQERTAPAWEAVQSYGERAARGALQIAGLDAADIDCLITSHSTTPALPGLDIALANKLALRNDVMLLPATQWACVAGTRSLALAADLVAADPDRVVLVVIAEALSTTYQPADDTLESLIVRLLFADTAVAAVVTGRPRRESVLRLDAAWHHTVPDTQDLHCLETRADGTHFVMDRRGPRAVQETVTAMWEWLRVRYQDDPDSWHPDVLLAHPGGTRVLEYMEQTMPDAWPSGLLDYSRDSYTSGNRGGAAVFDILRRAHDAGQKSGSRAVLYAAAPGLTATALEGEWL comes from the coding sequence ATGGCCGCATACCTCTGTCCTCCTGCCGTGATACACGGCGAGCACACCGTGGAGACCCGCCAGATCGTGGCGGAGGTGCGCGCCCGGCACCCGCATGCGGCGTGGGCGCCGCGGATCGACGGCATCGCGGCCAGTACGGGCATCGAGACCCGCGGGTGGATGCTGCCGTTGGAGACCGCCGTCGCGCCCGGCGACGGCAGCGGCCTGCAGGCTGTCGGCATCGGGACCGCCCAAGAGGCGCTGGCACGCGACGGGTTCACCCAGCAGGACGTGGACCGCGTGATCGCCGCGCTCGAGTCGATACCCGCGCCGCAGACCGTCCAGGAGCGCACCGCTCCGGCCTGGGAGGCCGTGCAGTCCTACGGGGAGCGTGCGGCGCGCGGGGCCCTGCAGATCGCCGGGCTGGACGCCGCAGACATCGACTGCCTGATCACCAGTCACTCCACCACCCCGGCGCTGCCCGGTCTGGACATCGCCCTGGCCAACAAGCTTGCGCTCCGCAACGACGTGATGCTGCTGCCAGCCACGCAGTGGGCCTGTGTCGCGGGGACCCGCTCCCTGGCCCTGGCGGCTGATCTCGTGGCCGCGGACCCCGATCGGGTGGTCCTGGTCGTGATCGCGGAAGCGCTGAGCACGACCTACCAGCCCGCGGACGACACCCTCGAGTCCCTGATCGTCCGGTTGCTGTTCGCGGACACCGCTGTCGCCGCGGTGGTCACGGGCCGCCCGAGGCGCGAGTCGGTGCTGCGGCTGGACGCGGCCTGGCACCACACCGTGCCCGACACCCAAGACCTGCACTGCCTGGAAACACGGGCGGACGGCACCCACTTCGTGATGGACCGGCGCGGGCCGCGCGCCGTACAGGAGACGGTCACCGCGATGTGGGAGTGGCTGCGCGTCCGTTACCAGGACGACCCCGACTCCTGGCACCCCGACGTGCTGCTCGCGCACCCCGGCGGGACCCGGGTGCTGGAGTACATGGAGCAGACGATGCCCGACGCATGGCCGTCCGGGTTGCTGGACTACAGCCGGGACAGCTACACCAGCGGCAACCGCGGAGGCGCCGCCGTGTTCGACATCCTGAGGCGGGCGCACGACGCCGGACAGAAGTCGGGCAGTCGCGCCGTCCTGTACGCGGCGGCACCGGGCCTCACCGCCACCGCCCTGGAAGGGGAGTGGCTGTAG
- a CDS encoding ISAs1 family transposase translates to MPDPRARRGIRHPWTALLTAAAAAVLSGAASITAIGEWVADAPQRVLSRIGFRPDPLTGLLRVPHPTTLRLVLAAADGDALDRAVGLFLAERQKPGPGRRVIAVDGKTLRGSRTAKRPAVALIAAMPHTGQVLAQRQIDDKSNETPAFAPLLDGIDLTGAVITADALHSQHDHASYLRERGAHHLAVVKGNHPALYERVRGPAVR, encoded by the coding sequence GTGCCTGATCCACGGGCTCGTCGCGGCATCCGTCATCCGTGGACAGCCCTGCTGACCGCCGCAGCCGCTGCCGTACTGTCCGGCGCCGCTTCGATCACGGCGATCGGCGAGTGGGTCGCGGACGCGCCGCAGCGCGTCCTGTCCCGGATCGGGTTCCGCCCCGACCCGCTGACCGGTCTCCTCCGCGTACCGCACCCCACGACCCTCCGCCTCGTCCTGGCCGCAGCGGACGGCGACGCCCTGGACCGGGCTGTCGGCCTCTTCCTCGCCGAACGCCAGAAGCCGGGGCCCGGCCGGCGGGTCATCGCCGTCGACGGCAAAACACTTCGGGGCTCCCGCACCGCGAAGCGGCCAGCCGTCGCACTGATCGCGGCGATGCCCCACACCGGCCAGGTCCTCGCCCAACGGCAGATCGACGACAAGAGCAACGAGACCCCGGCCTTCGCCCCGCTCCTGGACGGCATCGACCTGACCGGCGCGGTGATCACCGCCGACGCTCTCCACAGCCAGCACGATCACGCCTCCTACCTGCGCGAACGCGGCGCCCACCACCTGGCCGTCGTCAAAGGGAACCACCCCGCGCTGTACGAGAGGGTCCGCGGGCCCGCAGTTCGGTGA
- a CDS encoding CAP domain-containing protein, producing the protein MRNHRKHGRKTRRRPIVVAVLAMGAVAVPSAAMACMGDEGAEAVTATASGPWTDGRKASWDGHRTDGRKESWDGHRGRDVRTAKPTATASPPASPTTSPRTEAPAPEKSKAPVSKAITPPAPTRTAAAPKPTAVPPSTTAAPKPPTITAPAAGTAAPASAAVARVVALVNSERAKVGCSPVALNAKLSQAAQAHSADMASHNTMSHTGSDGSDPGQRITRAGYLWSTYGENVAYGYSTPEQVMAGWMASAGHKRNILDCGFKEIGVGVAQPGNYWTQDFGTAR; encoded by the coding sequence ATGAGGAACCACCGGAAGCACGGCAGGAAGACGCGCCGCCGGCCCATAGTCGTCGCCGTCCTGGCGATGGGCGCGGTGGCGGTGCCGTCGGCCGCCATGGCGTGCATGGGCGACGAAGGAGCCGAGGCCGTCACCGCCACGGCCAGCGGTCCCTGGACGGACGGGAGGAAAGCGTCCTGGGACGGACACCGGACGGACGGGAGGAAGGAGTCCTGGGACGGGCACCGGGGGCGGGACGTCCGGACCGCGAAGCCCACGGCGACGGCTTCGCCCCCGGCCTCGCCGACGACCTCTCCCAGGACTGAGGCGCCCGCCCCGGAGAAGTCCAAGGCACCCGTCTCGAAGGCGATTACCCCGCCCGCCCCGACGAGGACCGCCGCCGCGCCGAAGCCGACCGCCGTGCCCCCCTCGACGACCGCCGCACCGAAGCCGCCCACCATCACGGCTCCCGCCGCAGGCACGGCGGCCCCCGCGTCCGCCGCCGTCGCCCGCGTGGTCGCCCTGGTCAACAGCGAGCGCGCCAAGGTCGGTTGCTCCCCGGTCGCCCTGAACGCGAAGCTCTCGCAGGCCGCCCAGGCCCACAGCGCGGACATGGCGAGCCACAACACCATGTCGCACACCGGTTCCGACGGGTCCGACCCGGGACAGCGGATCACGCGCGCGGGCTACCTCTGGAGCACCTACGGCGAGAACGTTGCGTACGGGTACTCCACGCCCGAGCAGGTCATGGCGGGCTGGATGGCCAGCGCCGGCCACAAGCGCAACATCCTGGACTGCGGCTTCAAGGAGATCGGTGTGGGGGTGGCGCAGCCCGGCAACTACTGGACGCAGGACTTCGGCACGGCCCGCTGA
- a CDS encoding IS3 family transposase, with translation MADLSGQPLVERVRQEARQGQEGRPAGARRPRPPGLHRDGPNRLWLTDITEHATGEGKLYLCAVKDVFSKRIVGYSIDTRMKSRLAVTALNNAVARRGQVAGCVLHSDRGSQFRSRKFVRALSRHQIAGSIGRVGAAGDNAAMESFFSLLQKNVLDRRKWATRQELRIAIVTWIERTYHRRRRQASLGRLTPVEYETVMTTPALKAA, from the coding sequence GTGGCGGATCTGTCGGGACAACCGCTGGTGGAGCGTGTTCGGCAAGAAGCGCGGCAGGGGCAAGAAGGCCGGCCCGCCGGTGCACGACGACCTCGTCCGCCGGGACTTCACCGCGACGGCCCGAACCGGCTGTGGCTCACCGACATCACCGAACACGCCACGGGAGAAGGGAAGTTGTATCTCTGCGCGGTCAAGGACGTCTTCAGCAAGCGGATCGTGGGCTACTCCATCGACACGCGGATGAAGTCCCGTCTGGCCGTCACAGCCCTGAACAACGCCGTTGCCCGGCGCGGACAAGTCGCCGGTTGTGTTCTGCACAGCGATCGCGGGTCGCAGTTCCGGTCACGGAAGTTCGTCCGGGCGCTCAGCCGGCACCAGATCGCTGGCTCGATAGGGAGAGTCGGGGCCGCAGGCGACAACGCGGCCATGGAGTCCTTCTTCAGCCTGCTGCAGAAGAACGTCCTCGACCGACGAAAGTGGGCCACCCGCCAGGAACTCCGGATCGCGATCGTGACCTGGATCGAGCGGACCTACCACCGACGCCGCAGACAAGCCTCACTCGGCCGGCTGACCCCCGTCGAATACGAAACCGTCATGACCACACCGGCCCTCAAGGCCGCGTGA
- a CDS encoding transposase — protein MPKPYPEEFREDVVRVARNRGPGVTVEQVAADFGVHAMTLWKWMRRADIDDGTKPGMTSQDNAELREARRRIKLLEQENEVLRRAAAYLSQANLPGKGSTRS, from the coding sequence GTGCCCAAGCCTTATCCGGAAGAGTTCCGTGAGGATGTCGTACGGGTCGCGAGGAACCGCGGCCCGGGCGTGACGGTGGAGCAGGTGGCCGCCGACTTCGGAGTGCACGCGATGACGCTGTGGAAGTGGATGCGCCGGGCGGACATCGACGACGGGACAAAGCCCGGAATGACCAGCCAGGACAACGCGGAGCTACGGGAAGCACGTCGGCGGATCAAGCTGCTGGAGCAGGAGAACGAGGTCCTGCGCCGGGCCGCGGCCTACCTGTCCCAGGCGAACCTGCCGGGAAAAGGATCTACCCGCTCGTGA
- a CDS encoding NACHT domain-containing protein: MSQERLQHLANRLASAVQEQWQAEWRLRRLQDPSPLQVLWAPAEAWLADEWDGAGRDAGPEGELEGVAAVVDTVPSGRMVVLGGPGSGKTVLAVRFTLDKLAQRTSGDPVPVVFPLAGWQPDREQLRDWMAAHLRATYPGAHWSRDLLEAGLVLPVLDGLDEMAESLCGAALQRLNAELDPGQSVLLTCRTQTYTKAVESGNVFAQAAVVELQPLSFASASAYLVRTARPVRGAGGQRTTRWDPVFAYLRAHADAPLGRSLSLVLGTPLMVAMARAVYSNSGRDPAGLLEERFADPTVLEQHLLEAFVPAAFADSPYAERAPEWLRYLASTMQRRGTRRFAWWQLRLELPWLLRRLGPILALGCTAVAFSLGVCRTIG, translated from the coding sequence TTGTCGCAGGAGCGGCTGCAGCATCTGGCCAATCGGCTGGCCTCGGCGGTGCAGGAGCAGTGGCAGGCGGAGTGGCGGCTGCGCAGGCTCCAGGACCCGTCCCCGCTCCAGGTGCTGTGGGCGCCTGCCGAGGCGTGGCTTGCCGATGAGTGGGACGGTGCGGGCCGGGACGCGGGGCCGGAGGGCGAGCTTGAGGGTGTCGCGGCTGTTGTCGATACCGTGCCCTCGGGGCGGATGGTGGTGCTGGGCGGTCCGGGCAGCGGCAAGACGGTTCTCGCGGTCCGCTTCACCCTGGACAAGCTCGCACAACGTACTTCCGGTGATCCCGTTCCGGTGGTCTTCCCGCTGGCCGGCTGGCAGCCCGACCGGGAGCAGCTGCGGGACTGGATGGCCGCCCATCTGCGCGCCACCTACCCGGGAGCCCACTGGAGCCGGGACCTGTTGGAGGCTGGGCTCGTCCTGCCGGTCCTGGACGGCCTGGACGAGATGGCGGAGTCGTTGTGCGGTGCGGCGCTGCAGCGGCTGAACGCCGAACTTGATCCGGGGCAGAGCGTGCTGCTGACCTGCCGCACGCAGACGTACACGAAGGCCGTGGAGAGCGGAAACGTGTTCGCGCAGGCTGCCGTCGTCGAACTGCAGCCGCTGTCCTTCGCCTCCGCCAGCGCCTACCTGGTACGTACCGCCCGGCCGGTGCGCGGTGCGGGCGGGCAGCGGACTACGCGGTGGGACCCCGTCTTTGCGTATCTGCGCGCGCACGCGGACGCTCCCCTCGGCCGGTCCCTGAGCCTGGTCCTGGGTACGCCCTTGATGGTGGCGATGGCACGTGCCGTCTACAGCAACTCGGGCAGGGACCCGGCTGGCCTTCTCGAGGAGCGCTTCGCCGATCCGACGGTGCTCGAGCAGCACCTGCTGGAGGCGTTCGTGCCGGCCGCCTTCGCCGACAGCCCGTATGCCGAACGCGCTCCCGAATGGCTCCGGTACCTGGCCAGCACTATGCAGCGGCGCGGCACCCGGCGGTTTGCCTGGTGGCAGCTGCGCCTGGAACTGCCCTGGCTTCTGCGCAGGCTGGGACCGATCCTGGCCCTGGGCTGCACAGCCGTGGCCTTCAGCCTGGGGGTCTGCCGCACGATCGGGTGA
- a CDS encoding nucleotidyltransferase domain-containing protein produces the protein MNLPTALSPERVAEINEVINQITRWARSREDIVGLLLVGSCARNAARPDSDIDVVLLTTDESRYLLDDAWAVELGLGEPIRTQSWGPITERRYSTASGLEVELGIGSPTWAKTDPVDHGTHRVVTDGARVLHDPAGILADLLAAC, from the coding sequence GTGAATCTTCCAACCGCGCTGTCGCCGGAGCGGGTCGCTGAGATCAACGAGGTCATCAACCAGATCACACGCTGGGCGAGGAGCCGTGAAGACATCGTCGGCCTGCTCTTGGTGGGGTCTTGCGCCCGCAACGCCGCGCGACCGGACTCCGACATCGACGTCGTCCTGCTGACCACGGATGAGTCCCGGTATCTCCTTGATGATGCCTGGGCCGTGGAACTCGGGCTGGGCGAACCGATCCGCACCCAATCGTGGGGACCGATCACAGAACGACGCTATTCCACGGCCTCCGGCCTGGAAGTCGAGCTGGGCATCGGCTCTCCGACCTGGGCAAAGACAGATCCAGTCGATCATGGAACGCATCGTGTCGTCACCGACGGCGCCCGGGTTTTGCACGACCCGGCAGGCATCCTTGCCGACCTTCTCGCCGCCTGCTAG
- the istB gene encoding IS21-like element helper ATPase IstB, whose translation MSVMTTALRDSLKTLRLSGMLETLDARLTQAQGGELGHLDFLQVLCQDEISRRETVALERRLRKAKFEQQATLEGFDFNASPKLPAAQIRDLAALRWLHSGESVILFGPVGVGKTHVAQTLGHQAVRQGANVRFTKTSRILAELAGGHADRTWDKRMREIVHPDLLILDDFAMRQLTAPQADDLYELVSERQGRSLIITSNRAPSDWYPLFPNPVVAESLLDRLINASHQVIMNGPSYRPNKRPKGPADKPPVN comes from the coding sequence ATGAGCGTGATGACCACCGCCCTGCGCGACTCGCTCAAGACCCTGCGGCTGTCCGGGATGCTCGAAACGCTCGACGCCCGCCTCACCCAGGCTCAGGGCGGCGAGCTCGGACACCTCGACTTCCTCCAGGTCCTCTGCCAGGACGAGATCAGCCGCCGCGAGACCGTTGCTCTCGAACGCCGCCTGCGCAAGGCGAAGTTCGAGCAGCAGGCCACCTTGGAAGGCTTCGACTTCAACGCTTCCCCGAAGCTGCCGGCCGCCCAGATCCGCGACCTGGCGGCCCTGCGCTGGCTCCACTCCGGCGAGTCCGTCATTCTGTTCGGACCCGTCGGCGTCGGGAAGACACACGTTGCCCAGACCCTCGGCCATCAGGCTGTCCGCCAAGGCGCCAACGTCCGCTTCACCAAGACCAGCCGCATCCTGGCCGAGCTCGCCGGGGGCCACGCGGACCGCACCTGGGACAAGCGCATGCGCGAGATCGTCCACCCCGACCTGCTCATCCTCGACGACTTCGCCATGCGCCAGCTGACCGCACCCCAGGCCGACGACCTCTACGAACTCGTCTCCGAACGGCAGGGCCGGTCCCTGATCATCACCAGCAACAGGGCGCCCAGCGACTGGTATCCCCTCTTCCCCAACCCGGTCGTCGCCGAGTCGCTGCTGGACCGGCTGATCAATGCCAGCCACCAGGTCATCATGAACGGCCCCAGCTACCGGCCCAACAAGCGGCCAAAGGGCCCCGCCGACAAGCCACCGGTCAACTAG
- a CDS encoding Mu transposase domain-containing protein, producing the protein MQAEALLWARNVAGRRQFRPLDGAKPLSVFEAVEATALLPLPPEPFALARWSKAMVGPDIHVKVGRTLYSVPWKLIGRRVDVRSTATMVQIFDAGELVKTHSAVEQGKRTDKNDYPPEKIAFQIRTPIWCRGQASQVGDACREVIGQLLEVNALYWLRAAQGVLGLRKKYGDTRLEAACRKAVAVGDPSYHTVKGILVAGTETDPEPETGDAGAAAFLHGPEGLFAAAIPVQTPGDVHDDQDRGDAEEAAR; encoded by the coding sequence ATGCAGGCCGAGGCCCTGCTCTGGGCTAGGAACGTCGCAGGTCGGCGCCAGTTCCGCCCCCTGGACGGCGCGAAGCCTTTGTCCGTGTTCGAGGCGGTGGAGGCCACGGCCCTCCTGCCCCTGCCGCCCGAGCCGTTTGCGCTGGCCAGATGGTCGAAGGCAATGGTCGGCCCGGACATCCACGTCAAGGTCGGCCGCACTCTCTACTCGGTGCCCTGGAAGCTGATCGGACGCCGTGTCGATGTCCGCTCCACAGCCACCATGGTGCAGATCTTCGACGCGGGTGAATTGGTCAAGACCCACTCGGCAGTTGAGCAGGGCAAGCGCACTGACAAGAACGACTACCCGCCCGAGAAGATCGCCTTCCAGATACGGACGCCGATCTGGTGCCGTGGCCAGGCATCCCAGGTCGGGGACGCCTGCCGGGAAGTGATCGGCCAACTGTTGGAGGTCAACGCCCTCTACTGGCTCCGCGCAGCCCAAGGGGTCCTCGGACTGCGGAAGAAGTACGGAGACACGCGGCTGGAAGCCGCCTGCAGGAAGGCGGTCGCGGTCGGTGATCCGTCCTACCACACGGTCAAGGGCATCCTGGTCGCCGGCACCGAGACCGACCCGGAACCCGAGACCGGCGACGCCGGGGCCGCGGCCTTCCTGCACGGGCCCGAGGGCCTGTTCGCCGCCGCCATCCCGGTCCAGACCCCGGGCGATGTCCACGACGACCAGGACCGCGGTGACGCCGAGGAGGCCGCCCGATGA
- a CDS encoding aminoglycoside phosphotransferase gives MPTPRMTELPDAALSLIEKASGRITDVGTVRTGLNSSIAVCVRTSTRTLFVKGLPLDHPRVWTQKREAEISPYVRSIAPELRWLVEADGWSLLGFQYVEGGHADYTPASSDLPAVSAAMAQLAELRAPGLDLKTMTHRYRTYVDDPADLTWFEGDSLLHTEWNPHNVLITDAGALLVDWGWASTGAAWIDPALWLLWLIAHGHTAEQAESVTAAHPAWKLAPPAGLDTLALVQQRLWDSIAEQSPDEWAQPMQDAARVWNMHRQHQR, from the coding sequence ATGCCCACCCCGCGTATGACCGAGTTGCCGGACGCAGCGTTGTCACTGATCGAGAAGGCCAGCGGCCGCATCACCGATGTAGGGACCGTGCGCACAGGTCTCAACAGCTCCATCGCCGTGTGCGTGCGGACCAGCACGCGGACCCTGTTCGTCAAGGGCCTGCCCCTCGATCACCCCCGCGTCTGGACGCAGAAGCGCGAAGCGGAGATCAGCCCGTACGTGCGCAGCATCGCCCCCGAACTGCGCTGGCTTGTGGAAGCCGACGGCTGGAGCCTGCTTGGCTTCCAGTACGTCGAGGGAGGGCACGCCGACTACACGCCCGCCTCCTCCGACCTGCCCGCAGTCTCCGCGGCCATGGCACAACTCGCCGAGCTCCGGGCCCCCGGCCTCGACCTGAAGACCATGACGCACCGCTACAGGACCTACGTCGACGACCCCGCCGACCTGACGTGGTTCGAGGGGGACAGCCTCCTTCACACGGAGTGGAACCCGCACAACGTCCTCATCACCGATGCCGGCGCCCTGCTCGTCGACTGGGGGTGGGCGTCGACCGGCGCCGCGTGGATCGACCCCGCGCTGTGGCTACTGTGGCTGATCGCCCACGGCCACACCGCGGAGCAGGCCGAGAGCGTGACCGCCGCGCATCCGGCGTGGAAGCTCGCCCCGCCCGCTGGACTCGATACTCTCGCCCTCGTCCAACAGCGCCTGTGGGACTCCATCGCCGAACAGAGCCCGGACGAATGGGCGCAGCCGATGCAGGACGCGGCACGGGTCTGGAACATGCACCGGCAACACCAGCGCTGA
- a CDS encoding radical SAM protein, translated as MRELVATPFGDRRLVLRRGSPKAVQLPHAKFEELRTLSTVPSGVPGWLAAAVAAQWRMDVSGRALDDVLLLREPGPYEFSRATWEINLGCDYDCEMCYLGEKRFEGLDMAGKRTLLTVMRDAGVIWLQITGGEPLIDPDFPESYRLANELGMQLEVLSNGSQLRRDRVLDVLRAYPPTRLTLSVYGATADTYDAVTRRRGGFDRFREGLDKSLAVGLNLDLSLIIVRTNAHEADAMRAWARDLGVRYREYANISPTVQGGAETLPSQSPEYLTDREPFTGCPAGATFFHADPFGRASICKVGREPNIDLTAEGVPGLARLGGIAESLMLRTGGCSGCKLSATCRVCRPMARVFQAAKAPLKNYCQHGTR; from the coding sequence ATGCGCGAGCTCGTAGCCACACCGTTCGGAGACCGCCGCCTCGTCCTGCGGCGGGGCAGCCCGAAAGCCGTACAGCTCCCCCACGCCAAGTTCGAGGAGCTGCGCACCCTGAGCACCGTCCCCAGCGGCGTGCCCGGATGGCTCGCCGCCGCCGTGGCCGCCCAGTGGCGGATGGACGTCTCCGGCCGCGCCCTTGACGACGTCCTCCTGCTGCGCGAGCCGGGACCGTACGAGTTCAGCCGGGCGACGTGGGAGATCAATCTCGGCTGTGACTACGACTGCGAGATGTGCTACCTCGGCGAGAAACGGTTCGAGGGCCTCGACATGGCGGGCAAGCGCACCCTGTTGACGGTGATGCGGGACGCCGGGGTGATCTGGCTCCAGATCACCGGCGGTGAGCCGCTGATCGACCCGGACTTCCCCGAGTCCTACAGGCTCGCGAACGAACTGGGGATGCAGCTCGAAGTGCTTTCCAACGGCTCCCAGTTACGCAGGGACCGCGTACTGGACGTGCTGCGCGCCTACCCGCCGACCAGGCTGACGCTGAGCGTGTACGGCGCGACCGCGGACACCTACGACGCAGTGACTCGCCGGCGCGGTGGCTTCGACCGATTCCGTGAAGGGCTGGACAAGTCGCTCGCCGTCGGGCTGAACCTCGATCTGAGCCTGATCATCGTGCGGACCAATGCGCACGAGGCCGACGCCATGCGCGCCTGGGCCCGGGACCTCGGGGTGCGGTACCGGGAGTACGCCAACATCTCGCCCACGGTTCAGGGCGGCGCGGAAACCCTGCCGTCCCAGTCCCCCGAGTACCTCACCGACCGGGAGCCGTTCACCGGCTGCCCGGCGGGCGCGACCTTCTTCCACGCCGACCCGTTCGGCCGCGCCTCGATCTGCAAGGTGGGCCGGGAGCCGAACATCGACCTGACCGCCGAAGGCGTGCCAGGCCTTGCCCGACTGGGCGGCATCGCCGAGTCCCTGATGCTTCGCACCGGAGGGTGCAGCGGCTGCAAGCTCTCAGCCACCTGCCGCGTGTGCCGACCGATGGCACGGGTCTTCCAGGCTGCGAAGGCGCCACTCAAGAACTACTGCCAACACGGAACGAGGTAG